One Nitrospina watsonii DNA segment encodes these proteins:
- a CDS encoding FmdB family zinc ribbon protein → MPLYEYFCETCEQDFTLLQSTSTNKEETVCDLCGSRNVKYRFSSFASKVVGGTPKTSKPVTENELPNKDVLKLPIPRLRSEL, encoded by the coding sequence ATGCCTCTTTACGAGTATTTCTGCGAAACCTGCGAGCAGGATTTCACGCTGTTGCAATCCACCTCCACCAACAAGGAGGAGACGGTGTGCGACCTGTGCGGGTCCAGAAATGTGAAGTACCGGTTTTCCTCTTTCGCGTCGAAGGTCGTGGGCGGCACCCCAAAAACCTCCAAACCCGTGACAGAGAACGAGCTTCCCAACAAGGATGTACTCAAACTTCCCATCCCGAGACTCCGCTCGGAACTTTAA
- a CDS encoding 2'-deoxycytidine 5'-triphosphate deaminase, with product MKKLTAKSLVKTSLQQSLKGKSGYLTDHEIELAYHQGIIHTPSTLLDSQIQPVSLDLRLGRKAYRIQSSFLPEKDTVEKKLKDLQLYEVDLRDGGILEKGAIYLIPLLEELDLPPGLFGCTNPKSSTGRLDMFTRVIIDHGHRFDEITPGYKGKLYLEVLSRSFPVRVQEGISLNQLRLKQGNAEITDRQLQTLYKKTPILYHKTGGAVDWDEVKAEDGLFISVDLQGASRKNSIVAYKAKANSQVVDLAKTKHYHADDFWEPIYYPKKHRLILEPESFYIMMSKEKICIWPDLVSEMVAYEPNSGELRTHYAGFFDPGFGWHPGKGAKNQGTRAVMEVRPHDVPFMIEDGQTFCRMKFERIISKPTRLYGKQLKSHYHTQELSLSKYFK from the coding sequence ATGAAAAAGCTGACCGCCAAGTCTCTGGTTAAGACGTCCTTGCAACAAAGCCTGAAGGGCAAATCCGGATATCTGACCGACCATGAGATCGAACTGGCCTACCACCAGGGCATCATCCACACGCCGAGCACGCTGCTGGACAGCCAGATCCAGCCGGTCAGCCTGGACCTCAGGCTGGGGCGCAAGGCCTATCGCATTCAGAGCAGCTTTCTGCCGGAAAAGGACACCGTCGAGAAGAAGCTCAAGGACCTGCAACTCTACGAGGTGGACCTGCGCGACGGCGGCATCCTCGAAAAGGGCGCGATTTACCTCATCCCGCTGCTGGAAGAGCTGGACCTGCCGCCGGGATTGTTCGGCTGCACCAACCCGAAAAGCTCGACGGGGCGGCTGGACATGTTCACCCGCGTCATCATCGACCACGGCCACCGTTTCGATGAGATCACGCCGGGCTACAAAGGCAAGCTGTACCTGGAGGTGCTGTCGCGCTCGTTTCCGGTTAGGGTGCAGGAGGGCATCTCCCTCAACCAGCTCCGGCTCAAACAGGGCAATGCGGAGATCACCGACCGCCAGTTGCAAACCCTGTACAAGAAAACACCGATCCTGTACCACAAAACCGGCGGCGCCGTGGATTGGGACGAGGTGAAAGCGGAAGACGGGTTGTTCATCAGCGTCGATCTGCAAGGCGCGAGCCGCAAAAACTCCATCGTCGCCTACAAGGCCAAGGCCAACAGCCAGGTGGTCGATCTGGCCAAAACGAAGCACTATCATGCGGATGATTTTTGGGAGCCGATATATTACCCTAAAAAGCACCGGTTGATTCTGGAGCCGGAAAGTTTCTACATCATGATGTCGAAGGAGAAGATTTGCATCTGGCCGGACCTGGTGTCCGAGATGGTGGCGTACGAACCCAACAGCGGCGAGTTGCGCACGCATTATGCGGGTTTCTTCGATCCGGGTTTCGGCTGGCACCCCGGCAAGGGCGCAAAAAACCAGGGCACCCGTGCCGTCATGGAAGTCCGGCCGCATGATGTGCCGTTCATGATTGAGGACGGGCAGACCTTCTGCCGCATGAAGTTCGAGCGCATCATCTCCAAGCCGACGCGCCTGTACGGCAAGCAGTTGAAGTCGCATTACCATACGCAGGAATTGTCGCTCAGCAAGTATTTCAAATAA
- the scpB gene encoding SMC-Scp complex subunit ScpB, translating to MEREKIKAIVENLLLAADQPVSPETLQQVLADGTSADALRDVLEELRGDYESGNLQIVEVAEGYQIGTRSEYFEWIRRLLKLDKTFRLSQPALDTLSIIAYKQPLTRAEVEEIRGVDSSGVVKTLLEKKIIVPAGRKEVPGKPIMYKTSKKFLEYFGLRDLGELPTLEDFSEEIEGDDTPQQGELLFGAGAGAAASGDTEPATPNDASSADRRSADRRSAEPPANDDSLA from the coding sequence GTGGAACGCGAAAAGATCAAAGCCATCGTTGAAAACCTGCTGCTGGCGGCGGACCAGCCGGTTTCGCCGGAGACGCTGCAGCAGGTGCTGGCCGACGGCACCAGCGCCGACGCCCTGCGCGATGTGTTGGAAGAGTTGCGCGGTGACTACGAGTCCGGCAACCTGCAAATCGTCGAGGTGGCGGAAGGGTATCAGATCGGCACGCGGTCCGAATATTTCGAATGGATCCGGCGCTTGCTGAAGCTCGACAAAACGTTCCGCCTGTCGCAACCGGCGCTGGACACGTTGTCGATCATCGCTTACAAGCAGCCGCTCACCCGCGCCGAGGTGGAGGAGATCCGCGGTGTCGATTCCAGCGGCGTCGTCAAAACCCTGCTGGAAAAGAAAATCATCGTGCCCGCCGGACGCAAGGAAGTGCCGGGCAAGCCGATCATGTACAAGACTTCGAAAAAGTTTCTGGAATATTTCGGGCTGCGGGACCTGGGCGAGTTGCCGACGCTGGAGGACTTCAGCGAGGAGATCGAAGGCGATGACACGCCGCAACAGGGGGAGCTGCTGTTCGGAGCCGGGGCCGGTGCGGCCGCATCCGGTGACACCGAGCCGGCCACCCCCAACGACGCCAGTTCTGCCGACCGCAGGTCTGCCGACCGCAGGTCTGCCGAGCCGCCGGCCAACGACGACTCATTGGCCTGA
- a CDS encoding pseudouridine synthase gives MAMRLQKIIALSGVASRREAERFIEQGQVTVNDILVTKQGTTADPATDRIRVNGRLLPPPKEKTYILVNKPRGCVTTTKDEKDRPTVMDLIKKIRVRVYPVGRLDYNTEGVLLITNDGDMADQLLDPKNKIPRTYQVKVSGIPVEKTLNKLRRGVNLDGRPTLPLEASVHRTTGKNCILELQLIEGKKHHIRRVCEKVGHPVIKITRTQFGPLTHDQLPPGAFRPLTIAEVKALRRLVAKKKAEPKPVEVTPKAATPRRTAAKRTTAKRTEPNKFVPRAKRASTGASAKSGSRTRSEKPGEPTKPGSRTQRVSTGRPAKPGPRTKTKKPMRQARSTKPKGKSP, from the coding sequence ATGGCCATGCGTTTACAGAAAATCATTGCTCTGTCCGGAGTGGCGTCGCGCCGCGAGGCGGAGCGCTTTATCGAACAGGGACAGGTCACCGTCAACGACATCCTCGTCACCAAGCAGGGCACGACCGCCGATCCGGCGACCGACCGCATCCGCGTCAACGGTCGTCTGCTGCCGCCGCCCAAAGAAAAAACCTACATCCTCGTCAACAAGCCGCGCGGCTGCGTCACCACCACCAAGGACGAAAAGGACCGGCCGACGGTGATGGACCTCATCAAAAAAATCCGCGTGCGCGTGTATCCCGTCGGGCGTCTCGATTACAACACCGAGGGCGTGTTGCTGATCACCAACGACGGCGACATGGCCGATCAACTGCTCGATCCGAAAAATAAAATTCCGCGCACGTACCAGGTCAAGGTGAGCGGCATTCCCGTTGAAAAAACGCTGAATAAGCTGCGGCGGGGGGTCAATCTGGACGGCCGTCCCACCCTGCCTCTGGAAGCCAGTGTGCATCGCACCACGGGCAAAAATTGTATTCTTGAATTACAATTGATCGAGGGCAAGAAGCACCACATCCGGCGCGTGTGCGAAAAGGTGGGCCACCCGGTGATCAAGATCACCCGCACGCAGTTCGGCCCGCTGACCCATGACCAACTGCCGCCCGGTGCGTTCCGGCCCTTGACCATCGCCGAGGTGAAGGCACTCCGGCGGCTGGTGGCGAAAAAGAAAGCCGAGCCGAAACCGGTGGAGGTGACGCCGAAGGCGGCGACGCCCCGGCGCACTGCGGCGAAACGGACCACGGCGAAACGGACCGAACCGAACAAATTCGTGCCGCGCGCCAAGCGTGCCTCAACCGGCGCGTCGGCCAAGTCCGGGTCGCGCACGCGCTCTGAGAAGCCGGGCGAGCCGACAAAACCGGGGTCCCGAACCCAGCGTGTCTCCACCGGCAGGCCGGCAAAACCCGGACCGCGCACAAAAACGAAGAAGCCCATGCGGCAGGCGCGATCCACCAAACCAAAAGGAAAATCCCCTTGA
- a CDS encoding AI-2E family transporter has translation MDDRDKKLLITLLVSTVVALVFLYFVRRVVTPFFLAFAVAYLLDPLVDRLETWKLQRTPAVVLLLISFFVVVLVAGVVLIPILQVQIQNLAENLPDYLTAIKGWIQPYLQDLAGIDRERIGEVLHDSMQKLGRVPLELLGTAGGWVWGSITGFVNTLLFVVNLVIIPVAMFYLLRDFDEIVARLAKLIPPRYSETTRDVVKEIDDVLSQFVRGQLMVATLMAAMYSVGLYFCGTPLSLLIGMMAGYANLVPYLGVVVGFLPAVLLTFLQTQDWVSLVGVVAVFGVVQAIEGFLITPYVVGDKVGLHPVVIMLAVLIGAELFGLLGILMAVPVAAILNVLGRRGVALYRESSAFS, from the coding sequence ATGGATGATCGAGACAAAAAGCTCCTCATAACGCTTCTGGTCAGCACCGTCGTTGCGCTCGTGTTTCTGTATTTTGTGCGCCGGGTGGTGACGCCGTTTTTCCTCGCCTTCGCCGTGGCCTACCTGTTGGACCCGCTCGTCGATCGGTTGGAAACCTGGAAACTGCAACGCACGCCCGCTGTGGTCCTGCTGTTGATTTCGTTTTTCGTGGTCGTGCTGGTCGCCGGAGTCGTGCTCATCCCGATCCTGCAGGTGCAGATCCAGAACCTGGCCGAAAACCTGCCGGACTACCTGACCGCGATCAAGGGCTGGATTCAACCGTATCTCCAGGACCTGGCGGGGATCGACCGCGAGCGCATCGGCGAAGTGCTGCACGACAGCATGCAGAAACTCGGCCGCGTGCCGCTGGAACTTCTGGGCACTGCGGGTGGCTGGGTGTGGGGATCGATCACCGGTTTCGTCAACACGCTCCTGTTCGTGGTGAACCTTGTCATCATTCCCGTCGCCATGTTTTACCTGCTGCGCGATTTTGACGAGATCGTCGCCCGGCTCGCCAAGCTCATCCCGCCGCGGTATTCGGAAACGACCCGGGACGTGGTGAAGGAAATCGACGACGTGCTGTCGCAGTTCGTGCGCGGGCAGTTGATGGTGGCGACATTGATGGCCGCGATGTACAGCGTCGGTTTGTATTTCTGCGGCACGCCGCTCAGCCTGTTGATCGGTATGATGGCCGGGTACGCCAACCTGGTGCCGTACCTGGGTGTGGTGGTGGGATTTTTACCGGCGGTACTGCTGACGTTTCTGCAAACGCAGGACTGGGTGTCGCTCGTGGGTGTGGTGGCGGTGTTCGGTGTGGTGCAGGCCATCGAGGGGTTTTTGATCACGCCCTATGTGGTGGGCGACAAGGTCGGCCTGCATCCGGTGGTCATCATGCTGGCGGTGCTGATCGGCGCCGAGTTGTTCGGCCTGCTCGGCATCCTCATGGCGGTGCCGGTGGCCGCCATCCTCAACGTTTTAGGCCGGCGCGGCGTCGCCCTCTACCGCGAATCGTCCGCGTTTTCCTGA
- the mqnC gene encoding cyclic dehypoxanthinyl futalosine synthase, giving the protein MNASTSTSDSKAEAILQKALDGQRLSPDEGSALFEANDLTLLGNVATRLARQRRANPDNAVTYIIDRNINYTNVCVTDCAFCAFYRKEDAEDSYVLPFEIIAQKIDEILQHGGRQILMQGGHHKDLKIEYFEDLLSRIKQRFDIHIHALSPPEIVHTSKISKISVKETIERLKTAGLDSIPGGGAEILVDRVRRVISPKKCTTDQWLEVMAIAHRLGLPTTATMMFGHVETFAERIEHLDRLRRQQDETGGFTAFIPWPFQAGNTALKQEIGAKKTSGWEYLKTLAISRIYLDNIPNIQSSWVTQGPKIGQMALYFGANDMGSTMFEENVVSAAGTVYHLDEDGIRRLITDSGYTPQRRSMRYEYV; this is encoded by the coding sequence GTGAACGCATCCACTTCCACATCCGATTCGAAGGCCGAAGCCATTCTGCAAAAAGCCCTGGACGGCCAGCGCCTGTCGCCGGACGAAGGCTCCGCCCTGTTCGAGGCCAACGACCTGACCCTCTTGGGCAACGTCGCCACGCGTCTCGCGCGCCAGCGCCGCGCCAACCCGGACAACGCCGTCACCTACATCATCGACCGCAACATCAATTACACCAACGTCTGCGTCACCGACTGCGCGTTTTGCGCGTTTTACCGCAAGGAAGACGCGGAAGATTCCTACGTGCTGCCGTTCGAGATCATCGCGCAAAAGATCGATGAAATCCTGCAACACGGCGGGCGGCAGATCCTGATGCAGGGCGGCCATCACAAGGATTTGAAGATCGAATACTTCGAAGACCTCTTAAGCCGCATCAAGCAACGTTTCGACATCCACATCCACGCGCTGTCGCCGCCGGAGATCGTGCACACCAGCAAGATTTCGAAAATCTCTGTAAAGGAAACGATCGAGCGTCTTAAAACAGCGGGACTGGATTCCATTCCCGGCGGCGGGGCGGAGATTCTGGTGGACCGGGTGCGGCGCGTCATCAGTCCGAAGAAATGCACCACGGACCAATGGCTGGAGGTCATGGCCATCGCCCATCGGCTGGGGCTGCCGACAACGGCGACGATGATGTTCGGTCACGTCGAAACTTTTGCCGAACGCATCGAGCATCTCGACCGCCTGCGCAGGCAGCAGGACGAGACCGGCGGCTTCACCGCCTTCATCCCGTGGCCGTTTCAGGCGGGCAACACCGCGCTCAAGCAGGAGATCGGGGCGAAGAAAACCAGCGGCTGGGAATACCTGAAGACCCTCGCCATCTCGCGCATCTATCTCGACAACATCCCCAACATCCAGTCATCGTGGGTGACGCAGGGGCCGAAGATCGGGCAGATGGCGCTCTACTTCGGCGCCAACGACATGGGCAGCACCATGTTCGAGGAAAACGTCGTCTCGGCGGCGGGCACGGTGTACCATCTCGACGAGGACGGCATCCGGCGGCTCATCACCGACAGCGGTTACACGCCGCAGCGGCGCAGCATGCGTTACGAATACGTGTGA
- a CDS encoding peptidylprolyl isomerase encodes MRSIRVSHILLSTEDLATTLLDGLKDIDDPKLLSRMFAKMAKKYSACGTRDKGGDLGFLEHNSNAKELEVAAMAAPVGKVGGPVKSKFGYHLFLITEEERMGDLGLDGLPATSLK; translated from the coding sequence ATGAGATCCATTCGCGTCAGCCACATCCTGTTGAGCACCGAAGACCTGGCCACCACGCTGCTCGACGGATTGAAAGACATCGACGACCCCAAACTGCTGAGCCGCATGTTCGCCAAGATGGCGAAAAAGTACAGCGCCTGCGGCACCCGCGACAAGGGCGGCGACCTGGGCTTTCTGGAACACAACTCCAACGCCAAGGAACTGGAAGTGGCCGCCATGGCCGCCCCCGTCGGCAAAGTGGGCGGACCGGTGAAGAGCAAGTTCGGCTACCACCTTTTCCTCATCACCGAAGAAGAGCGCATGGGCGACCTCGGCCTCGACGGCCTGCCCGCCACCTCGCTGAAATGA
- a CDS encoding HoxN/HupN/NixA family nickel/cobalt transporter: MEYGFLLAGGFVLGCLHALDADHVATVSSVLLDRRSLKETVLLALRWALGHSLTLLMLAGLITPLREVFAGVNLGVMERVVGLSMIYLAVWLALREVRKQRAARVKEHGLSKRSGWVLFGMGVLHGTAGWAGVMLLVPVALFEFSVGVFGYIGLFCLGMVVTMAVYAVLVNRVTALQNLTHHLGKIRYATAAVTLAIGARLVMAI; the protein is encoded by the coding sequence ATGGAATACGGATTTTTGCTGGCCGGGGGATTCGTCCTCGGTTGCCTGCACGCGCTGGACGCCGACCACGTCGCCACCGTCTCGTCGGTTCTGCTTGACCGGCGTTCGCTGAAAGAGACCGTGCTGCTGGCGCTGCGCTGGGCGTTGGGGCACAGCCTGACGCTACTCATGCTGGCGGGCCTGATCACGCCGCTGCGCGAAGTGTTCGCCGGGGTGAACCTGGGCGTGATGGAGCGCGTCGTCGGGTTGTCGATGATCTACCTCGCCGTGTGGCTGGCCCTGCGCGAAGTCAGAAAACAACGCGCGGCGCGCGTGAAGGAACACGGCTTGTCGAAGCGTTCCGGCTGGGTGCTGTTCGGCATGGGGGTGTTGCACGGCACCGCGGGTTGGGCCGGGGTGATGCTCCTGGTGCCGGTGGCGTTGTTCGAGTTTTCAGTGGGCGTGTTCGGTTACATCGGGCTGTTCTGCCTGGGGATGGTCGTGACCATGGCCGTGTACGCCGTGCTGGTGAACCGCGTCACCGCCTTGCAGAACTTGACCCACCATCTCGGCAAAATCCGTTACGCCACCGCCGCCGTCACCCTCGCCATCGGTGCCCGCCTGGTGATGGCGATTTAA
- the cobA gene encoding uroporphyrinogen-III C-methyltransferase, producing the protein MTDAASKTGKVVLVGAGPGDVGLFTLKGKAWLERADVVIYDYLANARLLAFAPKHAEIIYAGKKEGQVTFSQDEMNRMLIDKAKAGKIVIRLKGGDPFIFGRGGEECVALQKAGIAFEVVPGVTASTGVSAYAGIPLTHRDFSSTISIVTGSNEKGNEDLHIDWEKIASRAGTLVFLMGARKLQRISENLMKYGKDPKTPIAVIQWGTTARQKTWTGTLDSIVAIAQKEEIKPPALTIVGEVVNLKPHMDWFETRPLFGKTVVITRAEEQADDFSQALLERGAEPYLFPVIETVEPESWAPLDAALNHLDAYDGLIFTSTNGVRCFMQRLKETGRDIRDLKGLRLFAIGPKTEQAVTDLGIPVEAVPEKFVAESLIETLGNADLKGKRVLLPRAAVARETLPDTLREMDIEVDVCPAYRTVLPETDAAELMARLQEGSIHVLTFTASSTVKHFMDLVGDKVKDHLKGVSVACIGPITAKTAQDLGLPVHLTASDYTVAGLIEAMEEYFA; encoded by the coding sequence ATGACCGATGCCGCATCGAAAACAGGAAAGGTCGTCCTCGTCGGCGCCGGACCGGGCGACGTCGGCCTGTTCACGCTGAAAGGCAAGGCCTGGCTGGAACGCGCCGACGTGGTCATTTACGACTACCTCGCCAACGCGCGCCTGCTGGCGTTCGCACCGAAACACGCCGAGATCATCTACGCCGGAAAAAAAGAAGGCCAGGTGACGTTCTCTCAAGACGAGATGAACCGCATGCTCATCGACAAGGCCAAGGCCGGGAAAATCGTCATCCGGCTCAAAGGGGGCGATCCCTTTATTTTCGGACGCGGTGGCGAGGAATGCGTTGCCCTGCAGAAAGCGGGCATCGCGTTTGAAGTGGTGCCGGGGGTGACGGCCTCCACCGGCGTCTCGGCCTATGCCGGCATCCCACTCACGCACCGCGATTTCTCGTCCACCATCTCCATCGTCACCGGCAGCAACGAAAAGGGCAACGAAGACCTGCACATCGACTGGGAAAAAATCGCCAGCCGCGCCGGCACGCTGGTGTTTCTGATGGGCGCACGCAAGCTGCAACGCATCAGCGAAAACTTGATGAAGTACGGCAAGGACCCGAAGACGCCGATCGCCGTCATTCAGTGGGGCACCACGGCGCGGCAGAAAACCTGGACCGGCACGCTCGACAGCATCGTCGCCATCGCGCAGAAAGAGGAAATCAAACCGCCCGCACTGACCATCGTCGGCGAGGTGGTGAACCTGAAACCGCACATGGACTGGTTCGAGACGCGACCCTTGTTCGGCAAAACCGTGGTCATCACCCGCGCCGAAGAACAGGCCGACGACTTTTCGCAGGCGCTGCTGGAACGCGGCGCCGAGCCGTACCTGTTTCCCGTCATCGAGACGGTCGAGCCGGAAAGCTGGGCGCCGCTGGACGCGGCGTTGAACCACCTCGACGCCTACGACGGACTCATCTTCACCAGCACCAACGGCGTGCGCTGTTTCATGCAAAGGTTGAAGGAAACCGGACGCGACATCCGCGACCTCAAGGGCCTGCGCCTGTTCGCCATCGGGCCGAAAACCGAACAGGCGGTGACGGACTTAGGCATCCCCGTCGAGGCGGTGCCGGAAAAATTCGTCGCGGAGTCGTTGATCGAAACGCTGGGCAACGCCGATTTGAAAGGCAAACGCGTGCTGCTGCCGCGCGCCGCCGTGGCGCGGGAGACCTTGCCGGACACCTTGCGCGAGATGGACATTGAGGTCGATGTCTGCCCGGCGTACCGCACGGTGCTGCCGGAGACCGACGCGGCGGAGTTGATGGCGCGCCTGCAGGAAGGATCGATTCACGTGCTGACGTTCACCGCCTCATCGACCGTGAAGCACTTCATGGACCTGGTCGGCGACAAGGTGAAAGATCATCTAAAGGGCGTCTCCGTCGCCTGCATCGGCCCCATCACCGCAAAGACCGCACAGGACCTCGGCCTGCCCGTCCACCTCACCGCCAGCGACTACACCGTCGCGGGGTTGATCGAAGCGATGGAAGAATACTTCGCATAG
- the rsmA gene encoding 16S rRNA (adenine(1518)-N(6)/adenine(1519)-N(6))-dimethyltransferase RsmA, producing MKKKRALGQNFLTDPGIAEDIVQHAGIEEGGTVVEIGPGPGILTGSLLRDCGKLIALEIDPKLCHLLGKQFASNPKFDLHQQDALVYDYSRAGSRFQVVSNLPYYAAMPILKRLIQYQAAIVNMTLMLQREVVDRLVAVPGTRDYGSLSVFTQFNCEVERLMEVGKQHFNPPPKVDSSVIRLVPRSAPPVAVDDLKTFYHVVNAAFFHKRKMLKNNLKALCKYFDFTWQGIEDAGIDPARRGETLSLEEFATLSNLMESKTP from the coding sequence ATGAAAAAGAAACGCGCCCTCGGGCAAAATTTTCTAACCGATCCCGGCATCGCCGAGGACATCGTGCAACACGCCGGTATCGAAGAAGGCGGCACGGTGGTGGAGATCGGTCCCGGTCCCGGCATCCTCACCGGCTCGTTGCTGCGCGACTGCGGCAAACTGATCGCGCTGGAGATCGATCCCAAACTCTGCCACCTTTTGGGCAAGCAGTTCGCATCGAATCCGAAATTCGACCTGCACCAGCAGGACGCGCTGGTGTACGATTACAGCCGCGCCGGGTCGCGTTTTCAGGTGGTGTCGAACCTGCCGTACTACGCGGCCATGCCCATTCTGAAACGGCTCATTCAGTACCAGGCCGCCATCGTCAACATGACCTTGATGCTGCAACGCGAGGTGGTGGACCGGCTGGTTGCCGTGCCCGGCACCCGCGACTACGGCTCGCTCTCCGTATTCACGCAGTTCAACTGCGAGGTCGAACGCTTGATGGAAGTCGGCAAGCAGCATTTCAATCCACCCCCGAAAGTGGACTCGTCGGTGATCCGCCTGGTTCCCCGGTCCGCGCCGCCGGTGGCGGTGGACGATCTCAAAACGTTTTACCACGTCGTCAACGCGGCCTTCTTTCACAAACGCAAAATGCTGAAGAACAATCTCAAAGCACTGTGTAAATATTTCGACTTCACCTGGCAGGGCATTGAGGACGCCGGGATCGATCCGGCGCGCCGCGGCGAAACGCTGTCGCTGGAAGAGTTCGCCACCTTGTCCAACCTGATGGAAAGCAAAACGCCATGA
- the pdxA gene encoding 4-hydroxythreonine-4-phosphate dehydrogenase PdxA, whose amino-acid sequence MESRPLIAVTLGDPSGIGPEIIAKALPARVQDFCRPLVIGDAACVQRHLDRYYPNIKIHTVTQPKEAHFVAGHLNVLDCAHVPADLPMAQATAAGGRAAVAVIRKAVDLALAGEVHAITTAPINKEAIHLAGHPYPGHTEMLADFTHTQHVALMLAGGNLRVVLATTHVPLEEVKALITKERVETILRVTHKWLTQIGIDRPHIAVTGLNPHCGDGGVFGDEEAMAIVPALDSVRADGIDVSGPHSADALFGRIHHTPTDAVVTMYHDQGMIPIKMASMGSAVNITLGLPILRTSVDHGTAYDIAGQGIASADSLVEAMRMAATLSSPAHAAS is encoded by the coding sequence TTGGAATCGCGCCCCCTCATCGCCGTCACGCTGGGCGATCCCTCCGGGATCGGACCCGAAATCATCGCCAAGGCCTTGCCCGCCCGCGTGCAGGACTTCTGCCGTCCGCTGGTGATCGGCGACGCCGCCTGCGTGCAGCGCCACCTCGACCGCTACTACCCGAACATAAAAATCCATACCGTGACGCAGCCCAAAGAGGCGCACTTCGTCGCGGGTCACCTCAACGTTCTCGACTGCGCCCACGTGCCCGCCGATCTGCCGATGGCGCAAGCGACAGCGGCCGGTGGCCGGGCGGCGGTGGCAGTCATCCGGAAAGCCGTCGATCTCGCGCTCGCTGGCGAAGTGCACGCGATCACCACGGCGCCCATCAATAAAGAAGCCATTCATCTCGCCGGGCACCCCTACCCCGGCCATACGGAAATGCTCGCCGACTTCACCCACACGCAACACGTCGCCCTGATGCTGGCAGGCGGCAACCTGCGCGTGGTGCTGGCGACGACGCACGTGCCGTTGGAAGAGGTGAAGGCACTCATCACGAAAGAGCGGGTGGAGACCATCCTGCGCGTCACGCACAAATGGCTGACGCAGATCGGCATCGACCGCCCGCACATCGCGGTGACCGGACTCAATCCACACTGCGGAGACGGCGGCGTGTTCGGCGACGAAGAAGCGATGGCCATCGTGCCCGCGCTCGACTCCGTGCGCGCCGACGGAATCGATGTGAGCGGGCCCCACTCCGCCGACGCCCTGTTCGGCCGCATTCATCACACACCCACCGACGCGGTGGTCACCATGTACCACGACCAGGGCATGATTCCGATCAAGATGGCGTCGATGGGTTCCGCCGTGAACATCACCCTCGGCCTGCCCATCCTGCGCACTTCGGTGGACCACGGCACGGCTTACGACATCGCGGGCCAGGGCATCGCCTCCGCCGACAGCCTGGTGGAAGCGATGCGCATGGCGGCCACGCTGTCCTCACCGGCCCACGCCGCCTCATGA